A genomic segment from Neobacillus sp. YX16 encodes:
- a CDS encoding acetyl-CoA carboxylase biotin carboxyl carrier protein subunit, which produces MSEIIASMAGSVWKVLVKAGDQVEEGQDVVILESMKMEIPIEAEFAGTVREVKVNEGDFVNEGDVIVEVE; this is translated from the coding sequence ATGAGTGAAATCATTGCAAGTATGGCAGGAAGTGTATGGAAGGTATTAGTTAAAGCTGGAGATCAGGTAGAAGAGGGTCAAGATGTTGTGATTTTAGAATCGATGAAAATGGAAATTCCGATTGAAGCTGAATTCGCTGGAACGGTGAGAGAAGTAAAAGTGAATGAAGGCGATTTTGTAAATGAAGGCGACGTCATTGTAGAAGTTGAATAG
- a CDS encoding enoyl-CoA hydratase: MSKTILVNKMENGIVMITLNRPEAANALSIEMLEGLRDALLTCKYDRTVRCIVITGSGEKAFCAGADLKERAGMDSVQVRKTVSLIRENINSLESLPQPVIAAVNGVAFGGGTELALACDIRIASETAKLGLTETSLGIIPGAGGTQRLPRLVGKGRAKELIFTARRIDAKEALEIGLVEFTVPFASLIDKALEIARQIVRNGPIAVTQAKFAIDKGYDVDLNTGLAIEQNAYEVTIPTKDRLEGLQAFKEKRTPNYIGE, from the coding sequence ATGAGTAAAACCATATTAGTTAACAAGATGGAAAACGGAATCGTGATGATTACTTTAAATAGGCCAGAAGCTGCCAATGCTTTATCAATAGAGATGTTAGAGGGTCTCCGTGATGCACTTCTTACATGTAAATATGATCGAACAGTCCGCTGTATCGTCATTACAGGTTCTGGGGAGAAAGCTTTTTGTGCAGGAGCTGATTTAAAAGAAAGAGCTGGAATGGATAGTGTTCAAGTGAGGAAGACGGTTTCTTTAATCCGCGAAAATATAAACTCTCTAGAATCATTACCCCAACCGGTCATAGCAGCTGTAAACGGCGTTGCTTTTGGCGGAGGAACTGAACTTGCGCTCGCTTGTGATATCCGAATTGCCTCTGAAACTGCTAAGCTTGGTCTTACGGAAACATCATTGGGAATTATTCCTGGTGCTGGTGGAACTCAGCGATTACCAAGATTAGTAGGAAAGGGACGTGCCAAAGAGCTCATTTTCACTGCTAGAAGAATTGATGCAAAGGAAGCCCTTGAGATTGGATTAGTAGAGTTTACGGTCCCTTTTGCAAGCTTAATAGATAAAGCATTAGAAATTGCACGACAAATTGTTCGGAATGGTCCAATTGCCGTAACACAAGCAAAGTTCGCAATCGATAAAGGCTATGATGTTGATCTAAACACTGGTCTAGCAATCGAGCAAAATGCTTATGAAGTGACGATTCCAACAAAAGATCGGTTAGAAGGATTGCAGGCTTTTAAAGAGAAACGTACTCCGAATTATATTGGAGAATAA
- a CDS encoding LysR family transcriptional regulator, whose translation MELRQLRYLIEVAERQHVTEAADNLNVAQSAVSYQITKLEEELGVKLLERVGRNIKITQVGNIFLEFAKGALKTLEEGKEKVEEYLNPLGGTLHIGYPSSLSIYWLPNLISAYKEVAPNVNFHLRHGSYAFLIDAVKNGEIDLAFLGPVPMKEPDLEAKILFMENIVALIPEHHPLADRKSLYLSDLRTDRFVLFPDGYILRKIAVDACHEAGFEPNIASEGEDMDALKGLVSAGIGVSLLPESTFYDSVPRFTVKVPIETPKAMRTVGVIIPKHREIGPSEKNFYQFLIQYFSRLEQYKQ comes from the coding sequence ATGGAGCTTCGTCAATTACGTTATTTAATCGAAGTAGCGGAACGGCAGCATGTTACAGAGGCAGCGGACAATCTAAACGTGGCACAATCAGCAGTTAGCTATCAAATTACCAAACTGGAAGAGGAGTTAGGGGTTAAGTTATTAGAAAGGGTTGGCAGGAATATTAAGATTACACAGGTCGGAAATATTTTTTTAGAATTTGCAAAAGGGGCTTTAAAAACATTAGAAGAGGGAAAGGAAAAAGTAGAAGAATATCTCAATCCACTAGGAGGTACGCTTCATATTGGATATCCTTCAAGTCTCTCCATCTATTGGCTACCAAATCTTATTTCGGCTTATAAGGAAGTTGCGCCAAATGTTAATTTCCATTTGCGGCATGGCTCCTATGCCTTCTTAATTGATGCAGTTAAAAACGGAGAAATTGATTTAGCCTTTCTCGGCCCTGTCCCCATGAAGGAACCAGATTTGGAGGCAAAAATTTTATTTATGGAAAATATCGTTGCATTAATTCCTGAGCATCACCCCTTGGCTGATCGAAAAAGTCTATATTTAAGTGACTTGCGGACGGATCGATTCGTCTTATTTCCAGATGGATATATTCTTCGAAAAATTGCTGTAGACGCCTGTCATGAGGCTGGTTTTGAACCGAACATTGCGTCCGAAGGGGAGGATATGGATGCATTAAAAGGGCTTGTTTCCGCAGGAATTGGTGTTAGCCTATTACCTGAGAGTACTTTCTATGACTCTGTTCCCCGGTTCACAGTCAAAGTACCGATTGAAACACCAAAAGCCATGCGAACAGTTGGAGTTATTATTCCAAAACATAGAGAAATTGGACCATCCGAGAAGAATTTCTATCAATTCCTCATCCAATATTTCAGCAGGTTGGAACAGTATAAACAATGA
- a CDS encoding acetyl-CoA carboxylase biotin carboxylase subunit, giving the protein MFKKVLIANRGEIAVRVIRTCKDLGITTIAVYSEADSDAPHVKLADEAYLIGGSRVAESYLNINKILEVALFSEAEAIHPGYGLLSENAEFARRCEEAGLIFIGPSPKVISKMGNKIESRKVMEEAGVPVVPGITYPLADAEEAVEVGDRIGYPVMLKASAGGGGIGMQVVHNGDEIRKAFAGNQKRATDFFGDGAMYIEKFVENPRHIEIQILADGLGNTVYLWERECSIQRRHQKVVEEAPSSFITEKTRTKMGEAAVKAAKSIGYKNAGTIEFLVDEEQNFYFLEMNTRLQVEHPVTEEITGLDLVEQQLQIAAGEALNFTQEEVKREGHAIEVRIYAEDPKTFFPSPGKITNLELPKGPGVRHELAIHGQSVVTPFYDPMIAKLVVKGSNREEAINRLQDALADYHIEGIKTNIPMLKEVIAHSAFHLGDTTTDFVSKYIKTQKTKS; this is encoded by the coding sequence ATGTTCAAAAAAGTTTTAATTGCTAATCGCGGTGAAATTGCTGTTCGTGTAATCCGTACATGCAAAGACTTAGGGATCACTACGATTGCAGTTTACTCAGAAGCTGATAGTGATGCTCCACATGTAAAACTGGCAGATGAAGCCTATTTAATTGGAGGTTCTCGGGTAGCAGAAAGCTATTTAAATATCAATAAAATTCTAGAGGTCGCTCTATTCTCAGAGGCGGAGGCAATCCACCCGGGATATGGCTTGCTTTCTGAAAATGCTGAATTTGCCCGCCGTTGTGAGGAAGCAGGACTTATATTTATCGGACCTTCTCCAAAGGTTATTTCTAAAATGGGAAATAAGATTGAGTCACGCAAAGTGATGGAGGAAGCCGGTGTTCCTGTCGTTCCAGGAATTACCTACCCACTGGCAGATGCAGAGGAAGCGGTAGAAGTGGGGGATCGTATCGGTTATCCCGTTATGCTGAAAGCCTCCGCAGGAGGTGGCGGTATTGGGATGCAGGTGGTCCATAACGGGGATGAAATCCGTAAAGCTTTTGCGGGGAACCAAAAGCGGGCTACTGATTTCTTTGGCGATGGAGCGATGTATATCGAAAAATTCGTTGAAAATCCAAGACATATTGAGATTCAAATCTTAGCGGACGGTTTGGGTAACACCGTATACCTTTGGGAACGTGAATGTTCGATCCAGCGCCGTCATCAAAAAGTCGTAGAAGAAGCACCATCATCGTTTATAACTGAGAAGACTCGTACCAAGATGGGGGAGGCAGCAGTAAAAGCGGCCAAATCAATTGGGTATAAAAATGCAGGAACGATCGAGTTCTTAGTAGATGAAGAGCAAAATTTCTACTTTCTTGAGATGAATACTCGTTTGCAAGTGGAGCATCCGGTTACGGAAGAAATTACCGGTTTAGACTTAGTTGAACAACAATTGCAAATTGCTGCAGGGGAAGCTCTTAATTTTACTCAAGAAGAGGTAAAACGTGAGGGGCATGCCATTGAGGTTAGAATTTATGCGGAGGATCCTAAAACATTTTTCCCTTCACCTGGGAAAATAACAAATTTAGAGTTGCCGAAAGGACCTGGAGTACGACATGAATTAGCTATTCACGGTCAATCCGTCGTCACTCCTTTTTATGATCCAATGATTGCTAAGCTAGTTGTTAAAGGAAGCAATCGTGAAGAGGCAATAAATCGTCTGCAAGATGCATTAGCTGATTATCATATTGAAGGGATTAAAACAAATATCCCAATGCTGAAAGAGGTTATTGCCCATTCGGCTTTCCATTTAGGCGATACAACAACAGACTTTGTTAGCAAGTATATTAAAACCCAAAAAACAAAATCGTAA
- a CDS encoding acyl-CoA carboxylase subunit beta, with product MTVDMKPLQQTLNDRVEQIKKGGPPKYHEKNQEQGKLFVRDRLSLLFDSDLELEEGLFANCMAGDLPADGVVTGMGKINGQQVCVMANDSTIKAGSWGARTVEKIIRIQETAEKLRVPLLYLVDSAGARITDQVEMFPGRRGAGRIFYNQVKLSGKIPQICILFGPSAAGGAYIPAFCDIVIMVDKNASMYLGSPRMAEMVIGENVTLEEMGGARMHCSVSGCGDVLAKNEEEAISMARNYLSYFPANFSEKPPVREAVDPKELKKPLEELIPVNQNSPFNMHDLIGGIIDEGSFFEIKKLFAGELITGLARMDGKPVGIIANQPRVKGGVLFHDSADKAAKFINLCDAFHIPLLFLVDVPGFMIGTKVERAGIIRHGAKMISAMSEASVPKISVIVRKAYGAGLYAMAGPAFEPDACLALPSASIAVMGPEAAVNAVYANKIAALPEEERAAFIEQKREEYKEDIDIYNLASEMVIDGIIPANSLRKELVNRFEAYSSKYLIFSERKHPVYPV from the coding sequence ATGACTGTGGATATGAAACCTCTCCAACAAACTTTAAATGATAGAGTTGAACAAATTAAAAAGGGTGGACCTCCTAAATATCACGAGAAAAACCAAGAGCAAGGAAAACTGTTCGTCCGCGACCGTTTATCATTATTATTCGATTCTGACCTTGAACTAGAGGAGGGTCTATTTGCCAACTGTATGGCGGGGGATCTTCCTGCAGATGGTGTTGTGACAGGGATGGGCAAGATCAATGGCCAGCAGGTCTGTGTAATGGCCAATGATTCTACCATTAAAGCTGGTTCTTGGGGAGCTCGTACGGTAGAAAAAATCATTCGAATCCAAGAAACGGCTGAAAAGCTGCGAGTGCCATTATTATACCTAGTAGATTCAGCTGGAGCGCGGATAACGGATCAGGTGGAAATGTTCCCAGGGCGCCGTGGTGCAGGAAGAATCTTTTACAATCAAGTAAAACTTTCGGGTAAAATTCCTCAAATCTGTATTCTGTTTGGACCATCTGCTGCAGGCGGAGCCTATATTCCAGCATTTTGTGACATTGTCATTATGGTTGATAAAAATGCATCAATGTACCTGGGATCACCAAGAATGGCTGAAATGGTTATAGGTGAAAATGTAACCCTGGAGGAAATGGGCGGGGCTCGCATGCACTGTTCGGTTTCGGGCTGCGGTGATGTTCTTGCAAAAAATGAAGAGGAAGCTATTTCAATGGCTAGAAACTATCTATCTTATTTTCCGGCTAATTTTTCAGAGAAACCGCCAGTTCGTGAGGCAGTGGATCCTAAAGAATTGAAGAAACCATTAGAAGAACTGATTCCTGTTAATCAAAATTCACCATTTAATATGCATGATCTAATTGGTGGGATTATTGATGAAGGTTCCTTCTTTGAGATAAAAAAACTTTTTGCGGGCGAGCTTATTACCGGACTTGCACGCATGGACGGAAAACCTGTCGGAATTATTGCCAATCAGCCTCGTGTTAAAGGCGGGGTATTATTCCACGATTCAGCAGATAAGGCCGCAAAATTTATTAACCTTTGTGATGCCTTCCATATTCCACTTTTGTTTCTAGTTGATGTGCCTGGATTTATGATTGGTACAAAGGTAGAAAGGGCAGGAATCATTCGCCACGGTGCGAAAATGATTTCAGCGATGTCTGAAGCAAGTGTGCCAAAAATCTCTGTTATCGTACGTAAAGCTTATGGCGCTGGTCTTTATGCAATGGCTGGCCCTGCATTTGAACCGGATGCTTGTCTTGCTTTGCCTTCTGCATCCATTGCGGTTATGGGACCAGAAGCAGCGGTTAATGCCGTTTATGCGAATAAAATTGCTGCACTTCCCGAAGAGGAGCGAGCAGCTTTCATCGAACAAAAACGTGAAGAATATAAAGAGGATATTGATATTTATAATTTGGCTTCCGAAATGGTGATTGACGGTATTATCCCAGCAAACTCATTACGTAAGGAACTTGTAAATCGTTTTGAGGCTTATTCTTCAAAATATCTTATCTTCTCAGAAAGAAAACATCCAGTATATCCGGTTTAA
- a CDS encoding hydroxymethylglutaryl-CoA lyase, with amino-acid sequence MKWPAGVTIKEVGPRDGLQNEKTFISTEDKITWINQLSESGLKHIEITSFVNPKWIPALSDAVAVATGINKVPGVTYTALVPNLQGLERALQANIDEVALFMSASETHNLKNINKSIEQTFPVLRDLARESISAGKFSRGYVSTVFGCPYEGHVDIEAVIRVSEALFEMGIAELSLGDTIGVANPKQVQEVLEVLLKRFPADKLAMHFHDTRGTALANILVSLEMGITTFDSSLGGLGGCPYAPGAAGNVATDDLLYMLHGMGIHTGVDQQKLLHASQFIQDKIGRTLPSKSFQAASAGLSGKLGNTI; translated from the coding sequence ATGAAGTGGCCTGCAGGTGTAACAATTAAAGAGGTTGGTCCTCGTGATGGATTACAAAACGAAAAAACTTTTATTTCAACTGAGGATAAAATCACTTGGATTAATCAATTGTCAGAAAGTGGACTAAAACATATTGAAATTACCTCTTTTGTTAATCCAAAATGGATTCCGGCACTTTCAGACGCAGTTGCCGTTGCAACGGGCATTAACAAAGTGCCTGGTGTCACCTATACAGCACTTGTTCCAAACCTTCAAGGTTTGGAACGGGCGTTACAAGCGAACATTGATGAAGTAGCATTGTTTATGTCAGCAAGTGAAACTCATAATCTAAAAAATATCAATAAAAGTATTGAACAGACTTTCCCTGTGCTAAGAGATTTGGCCAGAGAATCTATTTCAGCAGGTAAATTCAGCAGAGGTTACGTTTCAACTGTTTTTGGCTGTCCATATGAGGGTCATGTTGATATAGAAGCGGTCATAAGAGTTTCCGAAGCATTATTTGAAATGGGGATTGCGGAGCTGTCTCTCGGGGATACAATTGGTGTCGCAAATCCAAAGCAAGTTCAAGAAGTTTTGGAAGTCTTATTAAAAAGATTTCCAGCAGATAAGTTAGCTATGCATTTTCATGATACAAGGGGAACTGCATTGGCTAACATCTTAGTTTCATTAGAAATGGGGATTACCACTTTTGATTCTTCCCTTGGCGGATTGGGAGGATGTCCGTATGCACCTGGAGCAGCAGGAAATGTAGCGACAGATGATTTACTCTATATGCTTCATGGGATGGGCATCCACACTGGAGTTGATCAGCAAAAGTTACTTCATGCCTCCCAATTCATTCAGGACAAGATAGGCAGAACATTACCTAGTAAAAGTTTTCAAGCTGCAAGCGCCGGGCTGAGCGGAAAGCTTGGAAATACCATATGA